TTTGGCTGTAGTAGCTGTTTTTGCAGCAGTCCTCTTGGTTGCATGCGGTGCCAAAAGTGATAACGGGACTTATGTCTACAAACCATCAAAAACTGAAGTGAAGGAAATCCTTGAAGAACAAGGTGCTCCAAGTTCAAGTGTAGATGCATTGATCGACAATGTTAAATTGGAAGTTTCAGTGACCATTAAAGATAAAACAGGTAGCCTTAAAATTAAAGGTGAAATGATGGGACAAAAGACTGACCAATCATTTGATATGAAAGTTGACCAACAAAAGAAAACTCTTCAATCTAAAACAGGTGAAGGTGAGAAGGTTAAATACAAAGTTTCAGGCGATGTGTTCACTTTTGATTTATCTGGTGAAAAGAGTTCAGGTCATGAGGCCGCTTTGGAAATGTTCAAAAACGCTAAATTCAAACGTACAAAATAATACAAGAGAAGGGCAGAGGGGATCTGCTCTTTTTCTTCTTTAAAACATCTTGAATCGGTATGAAAATAGTGGTAAAATCTCATTATAAAATACATTAGGAGATTGATTATGAAAAATATTAAACGTATTCTTTTAGCTTTCGTTGCAGTTTTTGCAGCAGTCCTCTTGGTGGCATGTGGTGCCAAAAGTGATAATGGGACTTATGTCTACAAACCAACAAAAACTGAACTCAAGAAAATTCTTGAAGAGCAGGGCTTATCAGGTAGTCAATTAGAGTCTATTGGAGACGTTATTAATTTTGAAGTTTCTATTAAGATCAAAGATTCTAAAGGAACCCTCAGCATCGCGGGTGAAGTCGCTGGTCAAAAGAATGAGCGATCTTATGATGTCAAAATCAATCAAAAAGAGAAAACAATCTCGTCAAATGATGGTAGTGGAGAAAAGATTACATATAAGGTCGATGGTGACTATTTGACATTTGATCTTTCTAAGTTAAGTAATAGCAACCAAGGGGATCTTATGATTCTTAAAAACGCTAAACTCAAACGCACAAAATAAAGCGACTGAAGAGCGGGGAAACCTGCTCTTTTGCTTTACTTTTATGACTGGTTTGGTATAATGAATGAGACTACAGATGGGACTGGGGCAGGAATGATTTTCTTTGAAAATGATTTCGTCTCGCTCCCTCTTTTCTGTGTGATCAAGGTTATTATTTATGGAAAAGGAGAATCATCTATGCTTTATATTTGGTCTTACTTGAAAAAGTATCCCAAGTGGCTAGCCCTGAATCTATTTTCAGCGGTCCTGTTTGTTATTGTCAATTTGGGCTTGCCAACGATTCTAGCTCGCATGATTGATGAGGGGATTAACCCGCGTGATGTGGATCGATTGTATTTCTGGGGCTGGGTCATGTTTGCGATTATTTTGCTTGGGATTGTGGGACGGATTATCTTGTCTTACGCGGTTGGTCAACTAACGACCACCATGGTCCGCGATATGCGCAATGACCTCTATGCTAAGTTACAGGAGTACTCGCATCGCGAGTATGAGCAAATTGGGGTATCGTCATTGGTCACTCGTTTGACTTCAGATGCCTTTGTTTTGATGCAGTTTGCGGATTCTATGTTAAAGATGGGGGTCATCACACCCTTGATGATGGTTTCCAGTGTTCTCTTGATTCTGACAACCAGTCCTTCTTTAGCGTGGATTGTAGCGGTATCTGTACCATTCCTTGCTGTCGTCGTCTGGTATGTAGCAGTCAAGACACGTCCACTTTCTGAGAAGCAACAAAAGACCCTGGACCATCTGAATCAATTTGCACGTGAAAATTTGACTGGACTTCGTGTGATTCGTGCCTTTGCCCGCGAAGAATTCCAAGAGGATAAATTTGCGGCTGAAAATGAAGTCTACGCAGAGAACTCGAATAAATTGTTCAAACTAACTGGTTTGACAGAACCCCTATTTGTGCAGATCATCATTGCTATGATTGTGGCGATTGTCTGGTTTGCTTTGGATCCTCTTCATGACGGTAGTTTGAAAATTGGGGACTTGGTTGCCTTTATTGAGTATAGCTTCCACGCGCTTTTATCTTTCCTCTTTTTAGCCAATCTCTTTACCATGTATCCTCGGACTGCGGTTTCTAGCCGTCGGCTCAAGGAAATCATGGACATGCCCATTTCGATTGATCCAAATGAGAATGGTGTAACAGAGACAGCATCTCGTGGCTATTTGGAATTTGACAATGTCACCTTTGCCTATCCAGGTGAGACAGAGAGTCCGGTTCTCCACAACATTTCTTTTCAGGCCAAACCTGGTGAAACGATTGCCTTTATCGGGTCGACTGGATCTGGGAAATCTTCACTTGTGCAGTTGATTCCTCGATTCTATGATGTAACACTTGGAAAGATTTTGGTGGATGGTGTGGATGTACGAGATTACAATCTGAAAGCCCTTCGCCAAAAGATTGGTTTTATTCCGCAAAAAGCCTTGCTCTTCACAGGAACCATTGCTGAAAACCTTCGTTATGGGAAAGAAGATGCCTCTGTACAAGAGCTAGAACAAGCGGCTGAAATTTCCCAAGCCAAGGAATTTATCGACAGCCGTGAGGAACGCTTTGATACGCATTTGGCAGAAGGTGGTAGCAACCTTTCAGGTGGTCAAAAACAACGCTTGTCCATCGCTCGTGCCGTTGTCAAAGATCCCGATATCTTTATTTTCGATGATTCCTTCTCTGCCTTAGACTACAAGACGGATGCCACTTTGCGGAAACGTCTCAAAGAAGTTACAGGAGATGCGACCGTTTTGATCGTAGCGCAACGTGTGGGAACCATTATGGATGCGGATCAAATTATTGTCTTGGACCAAGGGGAGATCGTCGGTCGAGGAACCCACGATGAATTGATGGAAAGCAATGAGATCTATCGTGAAATTGCCAATTCGCAGCTCGATAGTCCATCATTGACAGAAGAATAGAAAGGAGAAGCAGATGAAACAAGAACAAAACAGTTTTTCTAGACTATGGACTTACTTGAGAGCCTATCGCTTGGAAGTTTGCTTGTCCATTTTCTTAAAAATCCTGAGTGTTATCATGAGTGTGGTCGAACCCTTTGTTTTGGGGCTTGCCATTACTGAGTTGACAAAAAATCTCATGGATATGGCAAAAGGCCTTGCGGGAGCTGGTCTTAATACCTCCTATATTGCGATCATTATGACGCTCTATCTATTCCGTGGGGTCCTCTATGAGTTGGGATCTTATTATTCCAACTATTTCATGACCAATGCTGTTCAAAAGACCGTTCAGGACATGCGAAATGATTTGTCTCATAAAATCAACCACATTCCGGTTTCCTATTTTGACCGGCATCAGTTCGGAGATTTACTAGGACGTTTTACTAGCGATGTCGAAACCGTCTCGAATGCCTTGCAACAGTCCTTCTTACAAATCGTTAATGCTATCTTTACCTTGCTCTTTGTCATCAGCATGGTTTTGTACTTAAACATTCAGCTGGGGCTAGTGGTCATTTTGTCCATTCCGATCACTTATTTCAGTGCTCGATTTATCATGAAAAAATCTCAGCCTTACTTTAAAGAGCAGGCAGATGTTTTGGGGGCAATGAACGGCTTTGTGCAAGAAAATTTAACAGGCTTTAACGTCCTTAAGCTCTACGTTCGGGAAAAATCTTCCCAGGAAGAGTTTCATGATATTACCCATCACCTTCAAAAGGTGGGATTCAAGGCTAATTTCATTTCCGGCTTAATGATGCCGATTTTAAATGGGATTTCAGATTTGACTTATCTCATTATCGCTTTGTTTGGTGGCTTGCAAGTGATAGCAGGTCGTTTGACTGTCGGGAATATGCAGGCCTTCGTTCAATATGTTTGGCAGATCAACCAACCCATTCAAAACTTAACCCAATTGGCAGGGCAGCTACAAAGTGCCAAATCGTCTCTAGACCGGATTTTCCAAGTCATGGATGAGCCAGATGAAGTAACAGATGTGACAGAAACCCTCTCTGGAGATTTGACAGGGCAAGTCAGCTTTAAAAACGTTGATTTCCAATATGTAGCAAACAAACCCTTGATTCGTGATTTCAACCTAGAAGTCAAACCAGGTGAAATGGTGGCTATTGTCGGACCAACTGGAGCAGGGAAAACAACCCTGATTAATTTGCTGATGCGCTTTTACGATGTGACTGCGGGATCGATTACGGTGGATGGTCATGATATTCGTCATCTATCTCGCCAAGATTACCGCAAACAATTCGGAATGGTGCTTCAGGATGCTTGGTTATATGAGGGAACCATTAAAGAAAACCTTCGCTTTGGTAATCTCGAAGCAACGGATGAAGAAATTGTTGAAGCTGCAAAGGCAGCCAATGTCGATCACTTTATCCGGACGCTTCCTGGTGGTTACAATATGGAAATGAACCAGGAGTCTAGCAATATTTCTCTAGGGCAAAAGCAACTCCTAACCATTGCGCGTGCGCTCCTAGCGGATCCTAAAATCTTGATTTTGGATGAAGCGACGTCTTCTGTCGATACGCGTTTAGAGCTCTTGATTCAAAAAGCCATGAAGAATTTGATGAAAGGGCGGACTAGCTTTGTCATTGCTCACCGCCTGTCTACCATTCAAGAAGCAGATAAAATCCTTGTCCTCAAAGATGGGCAAATCATCGAGCAAGGAAATCACCAATCCTTGTTAGCAGATAAAGGATTCTACTATGAGCTCTACAATAGTCAATTTTCAAATAAAAAAGCGGAATAAGCTAAAGAGGTTGAGACTGGATTTCTCAACCTCTTTTCTATATAAATCCTTTTGCAAAAAATGAAACTATTAGATCATTGCCTCTCTTCATTGACAGTGAGAAGGCTTATCGGTATACTAGGTATAATCTAATTAGGAGGCCACCATGATTATTCGACCCGTTCAGCTCAGCGATGCAGCAGCTATCCGAGCGATTTACCAACCTTATGTGACAGAGACAGCCATTACCTTTGAGGTT
The Streptococcus parasanguinis genome window above contains:
- a CDS encoding ABC transporter ATP-binding protein, yielding MLYIWSYLKKYPKWLALNLFSAVLFVIVNLGLPTILARMIDEGINPRDVDRLYFWGWVMFAIILLGIVGRIILSYAVGQLTTTMVRDMRNDLYAKLQEYSHREYEQIGVSSLVTRLTSDAFVLMQFADSMLKMGVITPLMMVSSVLLILTTSPSLAWIVAVSVPFLAVVVWYVAVKTRPLSEKQQKTLDHLNQFARENLTGLRVIRAFAREEFQEDKFAAENEVYAENSNKLFKLTGLTEPLFVQIIIAMIVAIVWFALDPLHDGSLKIGDLVAFIEYSFHALLSFLFLANLFTMYPRTAVSSRRLKEIMDMPISIDPNENGVTETASRGYLEFDNVTFAYPGETESPVLHNISFQAKPGETIAFIGSTGSGKSSLVQLIPRFYDVTLGKILVDGVDVRDYNLKALRQKIGFIPQKALLFTGTIAENLRYGKEDASVQELEQAAEISQAKEFIDSREERFDTHLAEGGSNLSGGQKQRLSIARAVVKDPDIFIFDDSFSALDYKTDATLRKRLKEVTGDATVLIVAQRVGTIMDADQIIVLDQGEIVGRGTHDELMESNEIYREIANSQLDSPSLTEE
- a CDS encoding ABC transporter ATP-binding protein — encoded protein: MKQEQNSFSRLWTYLRAYRLEVCLSIFLKILSVIMSVVEPFVLGLAITELTKNLMDMAKGLAGAGLNTSYIAIIMTLYLFRGVLYELGSYYSNYFMTNAVQKTVQDMRNDLSHKINHIPVSYFDRHQFGDLLGRFTSDVETVSNALQQSFLQIVNAIFTLLFVISMVLYLNIQLGLVVILSIPITYFSARFIMKKSQPYFKEQADVLGAMNGFVQENLTGFNVLKLYVREKSSQEEFHDITHHLQKVGFKANFISGLMMPILNGISDLTYLIIALFGGLQVIAGRLTVGNMQAFVQYVWQINQPIQNLTQLAGQLQSAKSSLDRIFQVMDEPDEVTDVTETLSGDLTGQVSFKNVDFQYVANKPLIRDFNLEVKPGEMVAIVGPTGAGKTTLINLLMRFYDVTAGSITVDGHDIRHLSRQDYRKQFGMVLQDAWLYEGTIKENLRFGNLEATDEEIVEAAKAANVDHFIRTLPGGYNMEMNQESSNISLGQKQLLTIARALLADPKILILDEATSSVDTRLELLIQKAMKNLMKGRTSFVIAHRLSTIQEADKILVLKDGQIIEQGNHQSLLADKGFYYELYNSQFSNKKAE